One segment of Clarias gariepinus isolate MV-2021 ecotype Netherlands chromosome 6, CGAR_prim_01v2, whole genome shotgun sequence DNA contains the following:
- the vhl gene encoding von Hippel-Lindau disease tumor suppressor, which produces MPQPPDPAERQRHAPLPLVRSLHSDFPVRVLFFNLSSRTVCLLWINFRGDPVSYGNLEPHTGMRMNTFVGHPWMFRDIKTDDPMSVNNKEMYLPKALENGQVSVVNITLPVFSLKDRCLQVVRMLVRAEDFSQLEIARSLQEDLANKPSIQSDLRRISQRVEQRLLQNREAQNT; this is translated from the exons ATGCCTCAGCCCCCTGACCCTGCGGAGAGACAGCGGCACGCGCCGCTTCCTCTGGTCCGCTCTCTGCACAGTGATTTCCCGGTGCGCGTGCTGTTTTTTAACCTCAGCTCGCGCACCGTCTGCCTGCTGTGGATCAACTTCCGGGGCGATCCGGTGTCTTACGGCAACCTGGAGCCGCACACCGGCATGAGGATGAACACTTTCGTAG GGCATCCATGGATGTTTCGTGACATTAAGACTGATGACCCAATGTCAGTAAATAATAAAGAGATGTACTTGCCCAAAGCGCtggaaaacggccaagtgtctGTGGTCAACATCACACTACCAG tgttttcCCTGAAGGACCGTTGTCTGCAAGTGGTCAGGATGCTCGTGCGTGCTGAAGATTTCTCTCAGTTAGAAATCGCTCGAAGTCTTCAGGAAGATCTCGCTAACAAGCCGAGCATCCAGTCTGACTTGCGGCGCATCAGCCAGAGAGTGGAGCAGAGACTGCTGCAAAACCGAGAGGCTCAGAACACCTGA
- the LOC128527030 gene encoding ghrelin-like, which produces MVDQGRICYVILLLCASSLWTETVMCGSSFLSPAQRPQNRGDRKPPRVGRRTLPELESPLPSQDKMMVSAPFQLAVSLTDTEYEDYGPVLQKILLDVLGDPLTPDRAY; this is translated from the exons aTGGTGGATCAGGGTCGTATCTGTTATGTGATTTTGCTCCTCTGTGCTTCATCTCTGTGGACTGAAACAGTGATGTGCGGCTCCAGCTTCCTCAGTCCAGCCCAGAGACcacag aatcGCGGTGACCGAAAGCCTCCTCGAGTGGGACGGAGGACTTTACCTGAGCTTGAGTCTCCCCTTCCTTCCCAGGATAAAATGATG GTAAGCGCACCGTTCCAGCTGGCCGTGTCTCTCACTGACACAGAGTATGAGGATTACGGTCCTGTGCTGCAGAAGATCTTACTGGATGTCCTGGGAGATCCACTGACCCCGG ACAGAGCATACTAA
- the crbn gene encoding protein cereblon, translating to MADEREGADNNNINDDMGNQLQLVPENEEVEEDEMETEDLDSEGAEKPSIINFDPSLPTSHAYLGSDMEEFHGRTLHDDDSVQSIPVLPHATLILIPGQTLPLQLFRPQEVSMFRNLVSRDRTFAVLANSPDAAEGEVQAKFGTTAEIYAFREEQEYGIETVKIKAIGRQRFKVHDIRTQADGIRQAKVQILPERILQDPLSAVQLSPRLHKHVPDTRTTPPQSQAQRCHTYKRKKLYPASMTRWPSWVYALYDSETLMSRVKKQLHEWDENLKDESLPTNAIDFSYRVAACLPIDDALRLQLLRIGSAIQRLRCELDIMDRCTSLCCKQCQDTEITTKNEIFSLSLCGPMAAYVNPHGYVHETLTVYKASNLNLIGRPSTLHSWFPGYAWTIAQCRTCGSHMGWKFSAVKKDLSPQRFWGLTRSALLPTIPQGEEGVEGSRLLCL from the exons ATGGCTGATGAGAGAGAAGGAgctgacaacaacaacattaacgACGACATGGGGAATCAGCTGCAGCTCGTGCCGG AAAATGAGGAGGTGGAAGAAGACGAGATGGAAACTGAGGACCTGGACAGCGAGGGCGCGGAAAAGCCGAGCATTATCAACTTCGACCCCAGCCTGCCCACCTCGCACGCT tATCTGGGTTCGGACATGGAAGAGTTCCACGGGCGCACTCTTCACGACGACGACAGCGTACAGAGTATCCCCGTCCTCCCTCACGCCACACTCATCCTGATCCCGGGGCAGACACTGCCGCTGCAGCTCTTTAGACCACAGGAGGTCAGCATGTTCCGCAACCTGGTTAGCCGCGACCGCACCTTCGCCGTACTGGCAAACAG TCCGGACGCTGCCGAGGGAGAGGTGCAGGCGAAGTTTGGCACGACGGCGGAGATTTACGCCTTTCGTGAGGAGCAGGAGTACGGCATCGAGACGGTGAAAATCAAAGCGATCGGGCGGCAGCGCTTCAAAGTGCATGACATTCGCACACAGGCAGACGG GATTCGTCAGGCCAAGGTGCAGATTTTGCCAGAAAGGATTCTGCAGGACCCTTTGAGTGCAGTGCAGCTCTCGCCTCGCTTACACAAACATGTTCCAGACACCAGAACCACGCCACCGCAGAGCCAAGCACAACGCTGCCACACCTACAAACGG aAGAAGCTGTATCCTGCCAGTATGACCCGATGGCCTTCCTGGGTTTACGCCTTGTACGACTCG GAGACTCTAATGAGCCGAGTTAAGAAGCAGCTCCATGAATGGGACGAGAACCTCAAAGATGAATCTTTGCCTACTAATGCTAtag atttctCCTACAGGGTGGCGGCGTGTTTGCCGATAGATGATGCTCTGAGACTGCAGCTGCTGAGGATTGGGAGTGCCATTCAGAGACTCCGGTGTGAGCTGGACATCATGGAcagg TGCACATCTTTGTGTTGTAAACAGTGCCAGGACACCGAGATCACGACCAAGAACGAGATCTTCAG TCTGTCTCTTTGCGGGCCGATGGCAGCTTACGTGAATCCTCATGGCTACGTCCACGAGACTCTGACTGTCTACAAGGCCAGCAACCTTAACCTGATCGGGAGGCCCTCCACACTGCACAGCTGGTTCCCGGG gtacGCGTGGACTATCGCGCAGTGCCGGACCTGCGGTTCTCACATGGGCTGGAAGTTCTCCGCTGTGAAAAAAGATCTGAGTCCTCAGCGGTTCTGGGGTCTGACTCGCTCTGCGCTCTTACCCACAATCCCTCAAGGCGAGGAGGGTGTGGAGGGCTCGCGCCTGCTCTGCCTGTGA
- the ccdc174 gene encoding coiled-coil domain-containing protein 174, giving the protein MDKRKKQYNVTASSLVDLKAELYRKQEAFKHEKLAQETGTASKQHNHSKKPSVWSKQNQGVTARAQKDVEKTAEEEQNIDKSRQKLEEKARLYEQMTKGDFPDEETESLYLVDFTQKIIEQKRAAQRRAAEPGDGDRDGEGSGTSVPIPPPENTDEEWVDYIDALGRSRKCLRKDLPQFQKMDQDLHNKRVTGTDRTLLSDDMRREMQREQWEREEEEQMKRPVGPVHYETIRDQEARELGVGYYAFSHEEAQRKKQRETLDMLRDQTAEQRTKRENLKEKRKALLEARLAKVRMRKGKKSKMDPGAEEEEGPVPDAAAQEVENDPVDAIGPPLPPENLRKVEVEIQERKDSRPGVPHVREWDRGKEFSWGQWTTRRREERDSDFAPPSSYYGDERHSGPAPKGRGKGNPGFKLFESPRGSDQGEAERQPKTSQQPSAQTQDLDALLSFYKNSV; this is encoded by the exons ATGGATAAGaggaaaaaacaatataatgtCACGGCTTCGTCG CTGGTTGATTTGAAAGCAGAGCTTTATAGGAAGCAGGAAGCCTTCAAGCACGAGAAGCTTGCTCAGGaaaccggcactgcatccaaaCAACACAATCACTCAAAG aaaccCAGCGTTTGGAGTAAGCAGAACCAAGGAGTGACTGCACGAGCTCAGAAGGATGTGGAGAAAACAGCAGAGGAGGAGCAAAACATAGACAAATCAAG gcAGAAGCTGGAGGAGAAAGCTCGCCTTTACGAACAAATGACTAAAGGGGATTTTCCAG ACGAGGAGACAGAAAGTCTGTACCTGGTGGACTTCACACAAAAAATAATCGAGCAGAAGAGGGCAGCACAGAGGAGAGCGGCTGAACCAGGAGATGGAGACAGAGATGGAGAAGGATCGGGCACGTCCGTTCCCATCCCGCCCCCTGAGAACACGGACGAGGAATG ggtggACTACATTGATGCACTAGGTCGATCACGAAAGTGTTTAAGGAAAGATTTACCTCAGTTTCAAAAGATGGATCAGGATTTACACAACAAGCG AGTTACGGGAACTGACAGGACGCTCTTGTCTGACGACATGAGGCGAGAGATGCAGAGAGAGcagtgggagagagaggaagaggagcagaTGAAGAGACCCGTTGGACCCGTTCACTATGAGACCATCCGTGATCAGG aggCCAGAGAGTTAGGTGTTGGCTATTACGCGTTTTCTCATGAGGAAGCCCAGCGCAAGAAACAAAGAGAAACTCTGGACATGCTGAGAGACCAG ACTGCCGAGCAAcgcacaaagagagagaatctCAAAGAGAAGCGCAAAGCTCTGCTCGAGGCTCGCCTCGCTAAAGTGAGAAtgaggaaaggaaagaaaagcaaaatggATCCAGgagctgaggaggaagaag GTCCTGTTCCTGATGCTGCTGCTCAAGAGGTCGAGAACGATCCCGTGGACGCGATTGGACCTCCACTTCCTCCTGAAAATCTTAGAAAGGTGGAAGTGGAAATTCAGGAAAGGAAAGACTCGAGACCGGGAGTGCCACATGTCAGAGAGTGGGACAGAGGGAAAG AGTTTTCCTGGGGTCAGTGGACAACTCGAAGACGGGAGGAGAGAGATTCAGATTTTGCCCCGCCCTCTTCATATTACGGAGATGAGCGACACAGTGGTCCTGCACCCAAAGGGCGGGGCAAAGGGAACCCCGGATTCAAATTGTTCGAGTCACCCAGGGGATCAGATCAGGGTGAAGCAGAAAGACAACCTAAAACATCACAACAACCGTCTGCGCAAACGCAAGACCTGGAcgctcttttatctttttacaaaaactctgtttaa